In Wenyingzhuangia fucanilytica, the following are encoded in one genomic region:
- a CDS encoding alpha-L-fucosidase, with protein sequence MNRKDFIKVSMVATAGTMLFPSCMGSSNYIPKYLEDYKDLYASNPREAAIQWFKDAKYGMFIHYGLYSILGRHEWVQYNEKIHVAEYAKLKDQFTADKFDADFITDLALEAGMKYINLTTRHHDSFCLWDTKYTDFNSVNSPAKRDLVAELSEQCNKKGIALFLYYSHGRDWRHPDAPNNDKWGGAARPKFETKEPFYNYGENHDLNRYLEFMTNQVDELLTNYKDVAGIWLDGFSTPASRDRSLFKCQELYDLIHAKQPQVLVSYKQGMLGTEDFLAPERKYKEGEKIDKPLEICDHLQRHGWGYTKAQDGKHKTKEEVIKMLKKANSYPANLLLNTGPLPSGEMHPEDVKVLREVGKEIRNKGWKAVLNS encoded by the coding sequence ATGAATAGAAAAGATTTTATAAAGGTATCTATGGTGGCTACTGCAGGAACCATGTTATTTCCTAGTTGTATGGGTAGTAGTAATTATATTCCAAAATATTTAGAAGACTATAAGGATTTATATGCAAGTAACCCTAGAGAGGCAGCCATTCAGTGGTTTAAAGATGCTAAATATGGTATGTTTATTCATTATGGATTGTATTCTATATTGGGGAGGCACGAGTGGGTGCAGTACAACGAAAAAATACATGTAGCAGAGTATGCTAAGCTAAAAGATCAGTTTACTGCAGATAAATTTGATGCAGACTTTATTACAGATTTAGCCTTAGAAGCGGGAATGAAATATATTAATTTAACCACTCGTCATCATGATAGTTTCTGTTTGTGGGACACTAAATATACAGATTTTAATAGTGTTAACTCACCTGCGAAAAGAGATTTGGTAGCGGAGCTTTCAGAGCAGTGCAATAAAAAAGGAATAGCCTTATTTTTGTATTATTCACATGGTAGAGATTGGAGGCATCCAGATGCACCAAATAATGATAAATGGGGTGGAGCTGCTAGGCCAAAGTTTGAAACAAAAGAGCCTTTTTATAATTATGGAGAAAACCATGATTTAAACAGATATTTGGAGTTTATGACCAATCAAGTAGATGAGTTGTTAACAAATTATAAAGATGTTGCAGGTATTTGGTTAGATGGTTTTTCAACACCAGCATCTAGAGATCGTTCTTTGTTTAAATGTCAAGAATTGTACGATTTAATTCATGCAAAACAACCTCAAGTTTTGGTGTCATACAAGCAAGGAATGTTAGGAACAGAAGATTTTTTAGCACCTGAGAGAAAATATAAAGAAGGAGAAAAAATAGACAAACCTTTAGAAATATGCGATCATTTACAAAGACACGGTTGGGGATATACCAAAGCTCAAGATGGAAAGCACAAAACAAAAGAAGAGGTTATAAAGATGTTAAAAAAAGCGAATAGCTATCCTGCTAATTTACTGTTAAACACTGGGCCATTACCATCTGGAGAAATGCATCCAGAAGATGTTAAAGTGCTAAGAGAGGTAGGTAAAGAAATTCGTAATAAAGGTTGGAAAGCAGTCTTAAATTCTTAA